AGGGCGAGGGGCGCGTCGTCGGTGTCGTCTCCGAGGCCGACCTCCTGCTCAAGGAGGAGTTCCGCGACAGCGATCCCGACCGGCTCACGCAGTTGCGCCGCCTGCCCGATCTGGCGAAGGCCGGCGGGCTGAACGCCGCCGATGTCATGACGGCTCCGGCCGTCACCGTCCATCCCGGGGCCACCCTCGGCGAGGCCGCGCGCATCATGGCCCGGCGGAGGGTGAAGCGGCTGCCCGTCGTCAACGCCGAAGGGCTGCTCGAGGGCGTGGTCAGCCGCGCGGATCTGCTGAAGGTCTTCCTGCGCACCGACGAGGAACTGGCCGAGGAGGTGCGGCGGGACGTCGTCGAACCACTCGTGCCGGCGTTCCAGGGGCAGGTCGGGGTGCGGGTGTCGAACGGCGTCGTCACCCTCACCGGGCGAGTCGTGAACACCTCCGTGGTACCCCTCGCCACGCGCATGGCGCGGACTGTGGAGGGCGTGGTCGACGTCGAATGGGACCTGGCGGACGAGACGGCCACCGGCGAGACGTGACGCGTCCTGGTTCCGTGACCGGGACCGTGATCCTCCGTACGCCGTCCTTGTACTCGGCGACCGCCTGACCGCTCCTCGCCCCAGCGGGAAGCCGCTCACGCGGTGTCCGGCGCCTCGGGTGCGCGGCGGTCCTCGTACGCGAGGTCCGGCTCCAGGACAGGGCGGTGCCGGGGCGGGGTGAGCGCGCACCGTACGTCCACCACTCCCTCGACCGAGCGCACCAGACGTTCGGCCAGAGGGACCAGGGAAGTGTCGCTGACGCGGCCGGTGAGCACGACCACGCCTTCGTGCACCTCGACATGGACGGAGTCCATGCCTTCCGGGAACCGGCCGCCGACGACTTCCCTGCGGATTTCTTCGGCGATGTCCTGGTCGGGACGGAGGAAGACCGTAAGCAGGTCGGAACGGCTGACGATGCCTCGCAGCACACCGTCCGCGTCGACAACGGGCAGACGCCCTACCCCGTGCCGCGCCATGAGGCGGGCGGCACCGGCGAGCGTGGCCTCGGGGCCGACGGTGACGGGGGGCGAGGTCATCAGCTCGGCCGCGGTGACCGCGTATGCCTTGTCCGAGCGGGCGGACGGACGGGCCGCCGGCCCGCGGGTCCGGTCTTCGCCGTCCGGGCGGAACTCCTCCTTGCGCAGCAGATCGGCCTCGGAGACGACGCCGACCACCTTCTTGGACCGGTCGACGACGGGGAAGGCACTGATGCGTTGTGTCTCCAGGGCTCGCACGATGTCCTTGAACATCGCGCCCGCCGCCAGTGCGACGACCCTCCGTGTCATGACGTCGCCCACTGTGTGCACGCGCTCCTTCATGACGCCTCCCGCTGATCGTGGACACCGTCGCGGACACTTCCAGGTCCGGCGGACCGCGGTGCGGTGCCGCTCTCGGCGCTCCGGACCTCCAGGGACACCTCCGGTGGCCGGGCGAGCGTGTTCGTCACCGTGCAGTGGGAGACCACGGCACGCAGCGCGGCCAGTCGTTCCGGCGGCAAGGAGGGCGCCTCGACCACCAGCGAGAGCGCGGCGACACGGGGCGGGCGGTCGTCGGCGGTCCGGAACTCCGCGCGGACGCGCAGGCCGTCCCGGGTGAGGTCGTGCCGGTCGAGGAAGCGCCCCGCGTAGTGCGCGGCACACGAGGCCACCGCCGACACGAACAGTTCCACCGGGGTCGGCGCGGTGTTCTTGCCTCCCGCGTCGGTCGGCTGATCGACGGTCAGGACATGGCCCCGGACGCGTATCTCGTACGCGTCGCCCGCGATCGGCACCACCTCGGCCTCACCCGGCACACCGCCGGGTTCGGGGTCCACCGCGGCGGCCTGGAACAACAGCAGCCCGGCGAGACGACGCGCCTCCTCGGACGTGAGCGACAGCCACGGCTCGTCGTCGCGCTCGTCGTCGCGGGCAACGAAGGGGGCGCTGAGCACCACTCGTGCCGTACGGGGCGGCAGTCCCGGTGGGGCGAGGCGGGTGACTCCGATCGTGCGGCCGCAGTGCGTCTTCATGTTCATCTCGGCCTCCTGTATGTCGTCGCCCACCGGCCGGTCGCGCCGGCACGCCTGCACCATCCAGTGCAGCACCACCGCCCCGCGGGCGTCGCGGGCCCGCCGGCCCCGCGTCCCGCTCCGAACGTCCCCTTGTGCGTCGGGGGCGGGGACCGAACGGCCCTCGCCGGGCGACCGGTTCCCGCGCCAGGCTGGAGGGGAGGCCGGAGGTGAGCACGATGCGCGGAGACGGAGCCGTTCACCGGGCGCTCTGGCGCTGGCGCCGCAACCCGCTGCGCCGTCGTGAGGACGTGCTGGAAGCCTGGGTCCTGCTGGTCGTCTGGCTCGTCGTCGCTGTGGCGGCTCCGCTCGCGGGTGTGCTGGGAGCGCGGCTCTCGGCGCACGCGGCCGCGCAGCAACGCGCCGAGCGGTATCCCGTCACCGCCACCCTCCTCGAG
The DNA window shown above is from Streptomyces sp. NBC_00670 and carries:
- a CDS encoding CBS domain-containing protein, which gives rise to MKERVHTVGDVMTRRVVALAAGAMFKDIVRALETQRISAFPVVDRSKKVVGVVSEADLLRKEEFRPDGEDRTRGPAARPSARSDKAYAVTAAELMTSPPVTVGPEATLAGAARLMARHGVGRLPVVDADGVLRGIVSRSDLLTVFLRPDQDIAEEIRREVVGGRFPEGMDSVHVEVHEGVVVLTGRVSDTSLVPLAERLVRSVEGVVDVRCALTPPRHRPVLEPDLAYEDRRAPEAPDTA
- a CDS encoding OsmC family protein yields the protein MVQACRRDRPVGDDIQEAEMNMKTHCGRTIGVTRLAPPGLPPRTARVVLSAPFVARDDERDDEPWLSLTSEEARRLAGLLLFQAAAVDPEPGGVPGEAEVVPIAGDAYEIRVRGHVLTVDQPTDAGGKNTAPTPVELFVSAVASCAAHYAGRFLDRHDLTRDGLRVRAEFRTADDRPPRVAALSLVVEAPSLPPERLAALRAVVSHCTVTNTLARPPEVSLEVRSAESGTAPRSAGPGSVRDGVHDQREAS
- a CDS encoding CBS domain-containing protein translates to MTHTAVAVGRDAPFKDVVTLMQEWKVSALPVLEGEGRVVGVVSEADLLLKEEFRDSDPDRLTQLRRLPDLAKAGGLNAADVMTAPAVTVHPGATLGEAARIMARRRVKRLPVVNAEGLLEGVVSRADLLKVFLRTDEELAEEVRRDVVEPLVPAFQGQVGVRVSNGVVTLTGRVVNTSVVPLATRMARTVEGVVDVEWDLADETATGET